In Passer domesticus isolate bPasDom1 chromosome 1, bPasDom1.hap1, whole genome shotgun sequence, one DNA window encodes the following:
- the NKIRAS1 gene encoding NF-kappa-B inhibitor-interacting Ras-like protein 1, producing the protein MGKGYKVVVCGMASVGKTAILEQLLYGKHTVGLEEGATMEDVYLASVETDRGVKEQLRLYDTRGLQEGVELPKHYFSVADGFVLVYAVTSLEAFQRVELLKREIDVFRDKKEVAVIVLGNKTDLLDQRQVETEAAQQWARAEKVRLWEVTVTDRKTLLEPFTFLASKLSQSQNKSTFPLPGRKSKGNNCEN; encoded by the exons ATGGGAAAGGGCTACAAGGTGGTGGTTTGTGGAATGGCCTCAGTGGGAAAGACTGCGATTTTGGAGCAGCTTCTCTATGGAAAGCATACTGTCG GCTTAGAAGAGGGTGCCACGATGGAAGATGTGTATTTGGCATCGGTGGAGACAGACCGGGGCGTGAAGGAACAGTTGCGGCTGTATGACACCAGGGGTCTGCAGGAGGGCGTGGAATTGCCCAAACACTATTTCTCTGTGGCTGATGGCTTCGTGCTGGTGTACGCCGTGACCAGCCTCGAGGCGTTCCAAAGAGTCGAACTGCTCAAAAGGGAGATCGATGTCTTCAGGGACAAAAAGGAG GTTGCAGTTATTGTCTTGGGGAACAAAACTGACCTCCTGGACCAAAGGCAAGTGGAAACAGAAGCAGCACAACAATGGGCACGGGCTGAGAAAGTGAGACTGTGGGAAGTGACTGTGACAGATCGGAAAACACTGCTTGAACCCTTCACCTTCTTAGCTAGCAAACTGTCCCAGTCCCAGAACAAATCAACATTTCCCTTGCCTGGAAGGAAGAGCAAAGGGAATAACTGTGAAAACTAG